The genomic stretch GTTATCTTGGCAATAGGTCTATCATCGTTGGAGGTTGAAAACTACAAAGAAGGTTCATTGGCATCAGTGATTTATCTTCCAATTTCGAGGTTTTAGCATCGGAATAGACCAGAATAGGCCTGGTGGGATCCATGTCGAAGTTCTCAGCGTCGCTATTGAGAAAGCCTTCGTCATCATCTGAGCCTAAAGCAGGTCCATTAACGCCATTTAGGAGATTACAATCGATAGCAGAGCTTTcgaggagagaagaagaagaaagaggaggcggaaaaagagaaaaagagctaGAGATAAGGAGAGAGACAGGAGCTTAGCTTGGGGAAGAGAAGGACATTGAAGTCcatggaagaagagaaagaagagataTGTTTTGTGAAAAGAAAGGGATAAGGTTTTTCAGGTTTGGAAAGTGGTAAATGTGAGAGGAGGCAAAGAAAAATAAGAGGGGTATTTACGaaattatcaataaaaatttaataattagtcATTTTTGTCAAACAAAACTAATTTTATATAGGTATAActttagtttcaattttttatGGTCAGTTTTGTCAGTATTCGAATTTTTCATGGTAAAAAATGACTATTTactctaaaaataaattaaacaacatatatattcatatataaatatatcatGACTGACCTgatgattatttttttgtatatacataatatttttgtataaaaaatctATTAGAAAAGTTttatataaactataaaaaagttaattaataatattagcTAAGTAATAAttgattctttattttctcattttaaaattcatatcaaatattatttttttttaccaaaaatagGAAGACTCGAACCCGCGATCTCTTAGGTGAGTATAGAGAGACTATACtatttgagttataactcattggCCATATCGAACATtgttatatacttatatgactaacaaatttatcatttttgactaatatttaatcaattttaaattttaaatattaaattttaaattttatatattaataatataaaaataatatattaactcaaaatattgataaaaaatagaatatatattttgtacttgaagtttttaaaatattttaaaaatatctttaaattttaatttgttttaattttatccttgatatttgaaatatattttaattatatcctttttgttaattttttgataGTCAACCACTAATTAACTTTATGTTTCCAACTTTATTCCCTAATCCTAGTAGTGTTTGGCACACTTGCACTCCCAAATCCATTCCAACGCCTCCATCTTTCTTTCCAACCCCATTCCATATCAACACCTCCACCTTTCTTCCCAAGTATCATTCATCCTCTCATCCATCTCTCTCACTGCAATCACCGATGCCACCACCaaccaccatcaccaatctctatcTCCGTCTCCTGCTCTCTTTTAATTTCTCTCATGCCaactcactttttcctttgctTCTTATTGTCCCACCAACCACCATGCACAACCACTGTCACtcattccttcttttttttgttgtgTCGACGCACTCACTAGGTTACAATTATTAGATGACACTATTGTGATGGTTTCAAGTCTAATTATTCCtgaatatattttttgattattttcaatttttaaatatatgaaTATCTGAAAAGTAATTAAGCAATGACATTGGAAATGTTTCAGATAAATAAGGTCAAGACGTGTTGTTCATCAAATTTATCTATAAGCTACAAGGCAATAGTTCAAAAAGTTCAATAATAAAATGATTCTTAATTTAGAAAAACCTTTATTTTAGACAATAAGGCATTGACTATATATCCATACTGCTAATCACAACCACATATGTTAACTATTTCAATATCCCAAGTGTGGGCAAGTTTTATCAATTCACACATTTAGCTCGATTGCAGAATAAAGTGCCAAAGCTACAAGAATTATTGCTGCTAAGCATAGACTATAGTAACAAGTTAAAAACACCAAAATTGAATATAAAAGAGTGATATTGACAAATTTCTAGTAAAACCCTTTGGGCAATTAAACCTAATCATAGATCACCACAAGAAATTAAACATCGTCGTTTTTGTTGGGGTATTTCTAAACCAGTTTATATGGGCAACGGGAGAGGGGGAGTTAAGGCTGTCAGAGAGAAAAGCCATAGCGCACATAACGACAGACCTCGAGGTACGGAGAAACCCACAGTTAATCGTAAACAGTGGAGCATGAGCTTGAGGTGTCATGAATAGTGGATGATGTGTGAGACTTGAGTATATGAAATTGGGAGAAGAGAAATGTGATGAGTAATCGGTATTCGGATCTTTCCTTTTGGTGCTTCATGATCATGAAGATGGAGATGGATGAGTGTTGTGGGAGACAAAGTGGAGATTGGTGGTGGTGAGGGTAGTGTGGTGGTGGCGTCAGTGGTTGCAGTAAGAGGGATGGATGAGAGGGTGAGTGATAGTTGGAAAAAAAGTAGAGGTGTTGGAATGGAATGAGGTTGTGATATAGAAAAAAGTGAAGGTGTTGGAATGGATTAGGAAGTGTGCCAAACATGTACGGTTAGGATTAGGGAgtaaaattgaaaacaaaaaagttGACTATTGGTTGATTGTAAAAGATTAAGAAAAAGTGAATAATTGAagcatatttaaaatattatagataaaattaaaacaaattaaaatttaaggatatttttgaatttttttaaaaaatttaagataaaaaatatattttacctaAAAAAATACTAATCTGCTGACATTCTCATTCATATTTTGTTATTCAACCAATCTAACTTTACAAAGCAAATGTTCACGTTGAATATATTAGTGAATCAATACACTAGAAAACAGAGCACCTAGATAATAGTCACTGTAGCTTCCTAAAATATCTAGTTTACACTAATATACTGTTTAAGCAAAGGTAACTAATcaggattaataataatataaatgttaATTCTTAGAGCTAGGACAGCAATAAAGCATCAACATCATTTTATTACACCAATCCAtattataaaacaaaaatttgaaGGAAAAAACTGAGAATAAACACAAATAATTCGCCAATTTAATTGTAGTTGGAACCCTTTAATCCTAATTAAGCTTCACTAAGTAAGCGATAAGTTGGCCTACCTAGTAAGTGCTTACTTCTTGGTATAGAGAGTCCAAATTTTTCAGTCATATCTAAATCCTTCGAAGCCATACCCAATGGAAGTTCCCAACTAAAACAATGTATTAATTGTGCTATAACAATCTTAATGGTAGTTAAACCCATATTCATCCCAGGACACCCTCTACGACCTGACCCAAACGGAATGAGTCTAAAATCATGCCCCTTAACATCTACATTATTGTTCTCAAACCTTTCTGGGAAAAATATGTCACTATTTTTCGACCAAACTCTTGGATCTCTCCCTATTGCCCATGCATTCACCATGATCCGTGTATTTTTTTCGATAAAATAACCATGTATAGTAACATCTTCTAATGACTCGTGTGGCACAAGAAATGGTCCAACAGGGTATAATCGCAATGTCTCCTTCACAACCATGTCAAGGTAAGGCAATTTTTCTAAATCTTTTTCTTCGACTTGTCTATTTATTCCCACAAGTACTTCGATTTCGTTTTGAAGTTTTTTCAATATTCTTGAATTTTTTAAGAGCTCTGACATACCCCATTCAATTGCAGTTTTAGAAGTGTCATATGCTCCAGCAATTAAGTCCAATACAATAGCCTTTATATTGGTTCTTCCAACTACGTATCTTTGTTCATGATCATTTGGGTCCATTGTTTGATTCATGTGGCTGAGTAATATGTCTATGAAATCCTTGTTATGCTGTGGGGATTCATCTGATGAATGGTGATCGTGATCGTTGATGATATGCTCCAATGCTTCATCAATGGCTTTGCTTACTTTTTTTGTTGTTCTCTTTAGTCCCTGTTAGTTCACAATCATACAAGGTATGCATGtcatttatttatcttttgttATGTAAATATTTTGTAGGTAAAGTATAATTACTGGACGGTGAAAGATTAATCataaaacaatatatataaactAATAATATAGTGATATCAACTCTATAGGAATAAGAATaactaagaaaataaaagaaggtTTTGCAAACATAGGTAAATCATTTGTTCAGGAGATGCATTAAGAATTAGGCAAGACAATAGTTAATGATTATGGAAAGTTATACATCTTACTATTTACAAGTTACATTGAAGACTCTCGTTAATCAAGTCGAATCAAATAGATATCTCTTTCTTAGTATTCATTTTAAgacttattttatatttattttattttatttggttttaTTGTTTTAGGCCCAATTATAATTTGacccatttttattttaataaatttatgagTTGGAATTTTAAACTTAAGAGGTATAAAAACTTCTAAAATCTGGTAGCCACTTTTTTTCcctttaattttgataaatgaaaattttttagttttttttttttttttgagaaactTAGGTGTAAACATGAGAGGTAGGGTGATTTTCTTAACTATCGCATCAGGAAATCAAATTGAGTTAAATGAGtctctttttatgatttttttatcttattttaagttttgttTCATATCATTTTGTATCATATTTCAGGTATTAGactatgtttatttttcttgtgttCTTATTATAATCTTGCATCCCTGTTTTgtgtttttaagaaaaaaaaaactcacgATCGTATTCGTTTCTTGTGTCCTTGGTAGGGTAGAGATCGGTCCGGGTATACCTGCGGGTAGGGTAGTGTACGGGTTTAGGGTGTAttctaccctaccctacccgcatcccatatataacacatattttataaaaattaggtaTATAGTGAAGGTGGTAAGAATTGAACCCACAACCCCCTCTGTAATAACTTACAATAAGTGAGTAGCCACTaaattagttagttaatttattaatttagagcattagtttttaattttttattttattaatatgtataaaatttggaatgattgaattttatatttgttttgaaaaaatttgatatttatgtGGGTAGGATAAGGTAGGGTTTAGAACATTAAAAGGCGGATAGGGTTAgggttgagagattctcaaccgacaggtagggtagggtagaattttaatgaaatttttaaCCTACGAATAGGGTAGGGTAGAGtccaaaccctaccctacctTATCCATTGTCAGCCCTAATCTACACCAACAAAAAAATCTTGTTTGTAAAAAAAATCTTGTTAGTTATGGCAAAAAAATTCttgttaaaaaaagaaaataaaaagaaaaaggtccagtgcaaaataaaatatttatattcatatattttaatattattagtccatttcttttattgtatttttgttagtttagtcCTTTTCTTTATTGTGtcatattttactattttttttattatttcaattaCCCTTTGACTTAATTCTCCTCTTAGTGATTGagtttttctcctttttatttGGTTTCTAAAGTACAACAACCAAAAAGATTCTAAGAGTAGTAAAGACAAGAGTGGTGAGTTTAATACAAGGTAAAAGCCAATTTTGAGAGTGAACACGAGTGTCTATCCTTAAGTGAAACACGTGAAAGAGTGATTGTGAGGTcctttctataattttttttgcaagTTCATTGCTATGACAAGCCACTTAGAAGAAACTCTAATTGACATGGGAATAATGCAAAAGATCATTCAACACTTAAATAATCGCttgaatgaattaaaaaaaatagaggtGGGAGGTGACACAGACATTGTCCAAGAATATTAAACAAGGAACTTTTCAGAATCAGCGTTAGAATCATATACCTTCTGATGACGACTCTGATGGGGCTACAACACCTCGACACAGAAGTCAagataataatatcaatgccATCGAGATGCAAATACCACCATTCAAAAAGAGAAACGATCCTGAAGTTTATTTGGAATAAAAATAtaaggtggaaagaatttttgCTTGTCATAATTATTCTGAGGCAAAAAAGTTCGTTTGGTAGCAATTGTGTTCTCTGACTATGCCTTACTTTAGTGGGATGAACTAGTGAAGACAAGACGGCAGAATAATGATAGAGACTTGGAATCTTATGAAGCGCCTCATGAAGAAGAGATTTGTGCCTTCGTACTACTATAGAGAAGTGCATCAGAAGTTAAATCGGTTGACTCAAGACTCTAAGTCCGTTGAAGACTACCATAAGAAAATGGAGATGCTCATGATCATTGCCAACATAGAAGAGGATACTGAGGTTACTATGACACAATTTATAGGTGGTTTAAATAGAGCAATTACTGAGTGGATGAGTTACATCATTATGTGAAGATAGAGGATTTAGTCAGTATGACAATGAAGGTGGAAAGGCAATAACAAAGAAGAGCACCAAGGAGATTGTCTCATGCTAATATAAATAAAGTAGGAGTCTCGTAGAGCTGACACAATAAAGACTAAGGATGATGAATCCAAGGAGTTGTTTGATGATACAAAGAAAAAAGGTAATTCTAGCTTTTCTTCTACTACTTCTAGGCATAAAGATATTAAATGCTTCAAGTATCATGATATGGGTCATTATGCTAGTGATTACCCAAACAAGATGATGATGGTTATTAGAGGGATGATATTGTGTCTGATTCTGATCATGGTGATGATTCTAATCATAATAGTATGCCACCAATAAAGGATTGTTCTGATGGTGATGTTGAGTATGCAGTCCATGGTGAATCTCTTGTTGTTAGACGTGCTTTGAATTTGTAGGTGAAAGAAGATAGCCTAGAGCAATACCAAAATCTTTTTCACactatgtaacaccctaccacacagaccTAGGgtgtaaaacagaggtggcgagacgctacgacctctaaaaataaaatataaatacgtATAATAGTCAAAAGAATGTAGTATACTAGGAGTTTTGAAGAATAGGTAAAACAAAATCGCAAAATTAAAAGTGCAACGCTCAGGATGTAAGGTTACttgcttacagagaaagctaaGGTtcataaacatatatatatatatatatatatatatatatatatatatatatatatatatatatatatatatatatatatatatatatatatatataaaagcaaGAGTAGAAGGTCAAGAGTACAAAATAACAAGTTCTTAACTCAGCCTACGAAGCTAAGGCTAGCtagagaatatttacatacatatatacataaccCAAAGCccaaaatacatatataaaaatcCTAGTTTTCCATACACCTCTAAGAGGTACAAAAGTAAAACAAGTTATCAGGAGAGTTCTATATATGTGATCATATATATACTATACACCAAAATAAAGTCCCAAAAGATCCATACGCGTGACCCCCCGTTTTCAGAAAAAAATGTatgcccacgcgtacgcgtgacccctGTTTTCAGCAAATGGGATTTTAGTgttttaaatatgattttaaaTCTTTAAACCTTTATTTCCACTCTTTTGACCCTAGATCTAAGTAATAGGTTTAGTAATGAGATGAAGCTAGGGGAAAGGAGGTATCTCGAGGATGAAGTAAGGTTGGAAAAATGATAAATTAGGTATGAGAAGATAGGTGgcataaatatatgtatatatacttcttaaattataaaactAATTAAAGAAATGAATAAATATTTCATTTGAGCACTCTTTCTTGAAAGTGTGACCCCAGGAGATGGTGGAAGGTGAGGATCCCCTTTCTTGTTCCTCCTGGTATTGTAAAATCGCTCTCAGCGAGATGATGGGAGGTTAGGATCCCCTCATTTGTTCCTCCTGGGCATATGAGAACGTATCTCCTGGGTAGACGCAACGGTTGTAATTTCGCCCGACTTGCTCCAGGTTGGTTAGTATAGAGGCTCCCCGGGTAGATGCAAGGGTGTTGTTCACCCCACTTGCACCGGGATATGGTGAACTATGTTTGAAAGTgcaaatgtatatatatatatatatatatatatatatatatatatatatatatataagtaatgTTATGACTATAATGAATGATTATGAAATGATTGTGAATGTATATGAAAGAAATGAGGCTTATGCACTAATGTTATCTGAGATATGAGTGTCTCTAGGTAAAGTACCGTGGCTTGCTCCCACGTATTctaggttgagactcgatactctgttaaCCCTACGACATAAAGGTGACTGGACACGTATAAATTTCTGGGAAGGATACTCCCATTGAGCAATTTTATatatgagaaaaagctatgcatagactcttggggatgtgCATCGGGGGACAATCCAGGGTTTAGCAGCCAAACTTATCaggttggctttataaccgacagatgagactcatcagccataggacaggcatacatcatatgcatattgtTTGAATTGTATGCTTGTACATTAATTGGGAATGCCTAAATGATTTTAATATACTAATTGTTATACTTGCTATCTGTATTACTTGTATTCTACCTATGTTTGTCATTGTCTGCTTGTTTGTCTATGTAAATTCACCAGAGTTGGAAGAAAGGAGGAAAGGCAGAGAAGTTAGGGTTTCGGTTAGGCTTAAGACTTGGTTAACTTAGGAATCCTTAGAAAACCACCTTGACTTATGGTTTCTACTTTAGATCCTTAAGCTTTAAATTCTAAGTGTCggtgttctaggattgcctctggttTTTCCAGAACCTTATATCTTACGTACGTGgtacctttaccatgctgagaacccccggttctcattccatatgaATATTCTATGTTTTCAGATGCAGATCAAGAGGCACCTCGCTAGGTGTTTGGAGCACTACAGCGAAGTGGATCTTTTGTGACTTTATTTTGGTGTATAGTATATATATGATCACATGTATAGAACTCTCTTGATAACTTGTTTTACTTTTGTGCCTCTTGGAGGTGTATGGAGAACTAGggtttttatatatgtattttggCCTTTGggttatgtatatatgtatgtaaatattctccggccaacTTTAGtttcgcaggctgagttaggagcttattattttataatctTGACCTTCTACTCTTGCTTTTATATACATATGTTTATGAACCTTAGCTTTCTTCGTACGCGTAACCTTACATCCTGAGCgttgttcttttaattttgcgaTTTTGTTTTACCTATTCTTCAAGACTCCTATTATACTACATTCTTTTTACTATTATacgtatttatattttatttttaaaggtCGTAGTACCtcgccacctctgttttacatcATAGATGTAAAGTTCTGTgcggtagggtgttacacactAGATGCTTGGTGGGTGAAAAAGTGTGTAATCTTATTATTGATGGTGGAAGTTAGACTAATGTAGTTAGTACACTGATATGATGGACAAATTAGGTTTGACATGTGTTGGATATCCTAAACCATATACGTTGCGGTGGTTGAATGGCAACGGTTAGATCAAGGTTGATAAGCAGGTAATAATTGCATTCTCTGTTGAAAAGTATGTTGATGAGGCATTGTGTGATGTGGTGCCAATACAAGCTTGTCATTTATTATTGGGGAGACCTTGGCAGTTCGACCGTCAAGCATTCTATGATGGTTATACGAATTGGCTCTCCTTTGATTTTAGTGGTCGTAAGATCACTCTTGCTTCATTATCATCTAAGGAGGTTTACCTTGACCAGTTGAAGCTTCAACAGGATACTAAGAGAAAAATGGGATGTGAGGTCAAAAAAAATATGAGTGAAAAGAAGCTACGAGAGAAAAGAATATAGCAAAAGGCCCTAAGGtgaataaaaagaaagaaaagagtacaTGTCATGAGAATAGTGCAAATACAGAGAAAAATGAGAGAGTTGAGAGAAAATTGCATTTCTTTGCAAAAGAGAGAGATTTAAAGATTGCTTTAATAGGCAGAGAGCTATGATTATGGTTCGGTTTATAGATACTTTATTATTTGACACGGAACTTGATCCAAATTTTTCAAATAGATTTGTCTCTTTGTTATAAGAATTTGCAGATGTCTTTCCTACTAACGTGCCAAGTGGTTTTCCTCCATTATGAGGGACTAAGCACCAAATTGATTTTATTCCTGGTGCTAGCTTTCCTAATAGACCAACCTATAGGAG from Arachis stenosperma cultivar V10309 chromosome 9, arast.V10309.gnm1.PFL2, whole genome shotgun sequence encodes the following:
- the LOC130947983 gene encoding cytochrome P450 CYP736A12-like, whose translation is MLQVLAIPAAILLVIFTFIILSPFVLNHANGSTKKLPPGPKPLPIIGNLHILGKLPHRTLAALATKYGPIMSLKLGQLPVVVVSSPEVAELVLKTHDLVFANRPKLQVVETLSYGRKGLVFTEYGGYWRNVRKLCSLQLLSASKVEMFGPLRKKELEMLVNTLKKASDSREVVDLSQLIGEVVENVTFNMILGRSKDNRFDLKGLIHEVMYLIGAFNLADYVPILGSFDLQGLKRTTKKVSKAIDEALEHIINDHDHHSSDESPQHNKDFIDILLSHMNQTMDPNDHEQRYVVGRTNIKAIVLDLIAGAYDTSKTAIEWGMSELLKNSRILKKLQNEIEVLVGINRQVEEKDLEKLPYLDMVVKETLRLYPVGPFLVPHESLEDVTIHGYFIEKNTRIMVNAWAIGRDPRVWSKNSDIFFPERFENNNVDVKGHDFRLIPFGSGRRGCPGMNMGLTTIKIVIAQLIHCFSWELPLGMASKDLDMTEKFGLSIPRSKHLLGRPTYRLLSEA